GAGAAGCGGGTGGAGGCCGAGCGGGAGTCCCAGCGCCAGCCCGACGACCTGACGGCGGACGCGGCACGCCTGGGAGCGCCGGACATCGTGCCCCTCTGACTTCCCCCTTCCCCTGCCCCTTTCCGGCTTCCCCTTCCCCTTCCCCTTCCCCTTCCTCTTCCTGTCCGGCCGGGTTCGGCTCTCGCGTGGCCGTTTCACTCGAACGGGTGTCGTGATCCGGGATCTCCGTTCGGCACCGGCTCGTTCTACGGATTGCGAGGGCAGAACTCGGCGGCGAGCAGGGCCGGTTCGAGGGCGGGGTCTGCGATCGCCGTCGTGTTCACCCGAAACGTGAGGACACGCCGACCGTCGACGGTGGCCGCGGTGCGCACGTAGCTTCCGGAGATCCGGCCGTTGTGCCCCCACACCGTGACGCCGCACGGGAGCTTCGCGGGGAACAGGCCCATGCCGTACGAGCCGTGTGCGGTACGGGTGTCGAGCATCTCGCGCAGCCGGCGCGGGGGCAGCAGTTCGCCGCCGAGCAGCGCCGCGTAGAAGCGGTCCAGGTCGGTGAGCGTGGTCACCAGCTCGCCCGCGGCCCCGGCCACCCGCGGGTCGAGTTCGGTGACGTCGGTCCCGTCCGGGTCGTAGGCACGGCCGTGCGGGGAGGGCAGAGAGGTCCGGGAGCCGGGGAAGGAGGTGCCCGTCAGACGCAGGGGAGAGATGATCCGCCGCTCCGCCTCCGTGGCGTACGAGCGGCCGGTGACCTGCTCGACCACCAGGCCGAGCAGGACGTAGTTGGTGTTGGAGTAGGCGAAGCGGCCGCGGTCGGCCGGAGGGTGGGTGACAGCGATACGGACGGCTTGAAGCGGGAGGACGGGGACGGTGCCCTCGGTGTCCCGGGTGAAGTCGTACAGGCCACTGGTGTGGGTGAGCAGGGAACGCAGGGTCAGCGCGCGCCCGTCGTTGCCCGCCCCGCGCACCAGGCCCGGCAGGTGCGACTCCACCGTGTCGGACAGCGACAGCCTGTGCTCGGCGGCCAGTTGGAGCACGACGGTCGCGAGGAAGGTCTTCGTGACACTTCCGGCCCGGAAGTGGTCGGACCGGGAGATGCCCGGGCCCGCCTCCGCGTAGCGGGTGCCGCTCTCCTCACGGGCCAGCAGGGCGGCGGCGGGCGCCTTGCCCCGGGTGAGGAGCAGCGGGAGGAGGGAGTCCGTGGGCGGTACGGGGGCCGCCTGTGATCCGGTCGCGAACAGGCCGAGGAGCGCGAGGGCCACGGGTATGGCCACCATGCTCCGAAGCGGTCGCATCACGGCTCCTCCTTTCTTCTCTCCTCCCCCGGCAGGCTCATCATCCAGGGCCCGTCGTGCCTCACTTCATCCGGTCCCGGCCCCACGAAAGGGGCTCGTGGGGCTCCGTGGCCGGAGCGTGCTGCACCTTCTGGCCGGAATGCACCGCTCCTGAGTGCGGTCGGGAGGGGGTGAGGGGCACCCTGGGCGTCGGGCACTTGTCGGGTGAGGGACAATGGAGGCTCTGTCAGGGCGGGTTGCATGAGGGGACGCATGTCGGAGGCGGAGCGGGCGGGAGCATCCCGTCAGGACAAGAGCGCACGTCTCCTCGCCGGGCGGTACCGGCTGGGAGACGTACTCGGCCGCGGCGGCATGGGGACGGTGTGGCGCGCCGAGGACGAGACCCTCGGACGCACGGTCGCCGTCAAGGAGCTGCGGTTCCCGGGGAACATCGACGAGGACGAGAAGCGCCGGCTGATCACGCGGACGCTGCGCGAGGCCAAGGCCATCGCGCGGATCCGCAACAACAGCGCGGTGACGGTCTTCGACGTGGTCGAGGAGGACGACCGGCCGTGGATCGTGATGGAACTCGTCGAGGGCAAGTCGCTCGCCGAGGTCATCCGTGAGGACGGCGTGCTGGAGCCCAAGCGTGCGGCGGAGGTCGGGCTGGCCATTCTCGACGTGCTGCGGTCGGCGCACCGCGAGGGCATCCTGCACCGTGACGTGAAGCCGTCGAACGTGCTGATCGCCGAGGACGGCCGGGTGGTGCTCACCGACTTCGGCATCGCGCAGGTCGAGGGCGATCCGTCGATCACCTCCACCGGCATGCTCGTCGGCGCGCCCTCGTACATCTCCCCGGAGCGGGCCCGCGGTCACAAGCCGGGGCCGGCGGCCGACCTGTGGTCGCTCGGCGGTCTGCTGTACGCGGCGGTCGAGGGCTCGCCCCCGTACGACAAGGGCTCGGCGATCGCCACGCTCACCGCGGTGATGACCGAGCAGTTGGAGGAGCCGAAGAACGCGGGTCCGCTGAGGGACGTCATCTACGGCCTGCTCACGAAGGATCCCGCACGGCGGCTCGACGACGCCGGTGCGCGGGCGATGTTCAACGCGGTGCTGCACGCGCCCGAGCCGCGGCACGCCGAGCCGGCGGACGCGACGAAGGTCGTGCCGTTGCCGGCGCTGCCGGACGCCGCCGGAGGCAGGGGTGGTTCGGCGGGCGCGGAGGCGGGCGAGAAGCTGCGCGGCGCGTTCCGGTCCGTGCGCAAGGCCGCCGTCGCGGCGGGCGCCGCGACCTCGGCGGCCGCGGCCCGCGCCAAGTCGGCGAACGGCACGAGCGCTTCCGGTTCCGTGGGCGCGCCCGAGGCGCAGAAGAGCGAGGCGTACAAGGGCGAGGCGCGGAAGGGTGGTGCGGCCCGGGGTACCGGGGCCGCCGCTTCCGCCGCCGCGCCGTCCGCCGCCCCGCCCGCGGCCCCGGCCTCCCGGGCTACGACGGGGTCGGCGTCGACCTCGGCGCCCGGGCCGACGTCCAGGCCGACGTCCAGGCCGGTGTCCGGTGCGGCGCGGCCGTCCGCGTCCGTACCGGCGGCTCGTTCCGGTTCCGGTTCCGGTTCGGGCACAGGTGCAGGCGTCGGCGCGGGTGCTGGTGCCGGTGCTGGTTCCGGGGGCAATGGCGGGGGTGCCGGGCGGAGTTCCGGGTGGCCCGTGATGACGCCGCCGGATCTGCCGCCGCGGTCCGTGCCCAGGGCTCCGCTGACCGATGTGGTGCCCAAGCGGACGCTGGTGATCATTGCCGTGGTCGTGGCGCTCGCGGTGCTCGGTACCGTGCTGGCCCTCACCCTCGGCGGCGGCGACGACACCGCCGGCGGTGCCAAGGGCGGCGCCGGTTCCGGGGCGGTGGCCGGCGGGAGCGCGAGCGCGAGCGCCGACACCAAGGAGGACGAGGACAGCGGGACCCGTACGGACGGGTCGTCGTCCTCACAGCCCGCCGCGTCCTCCGCTTCCGCGTCGGGCGACACCTCCGCGGCCGGGGGCGCCGGATCCGGCGTCACCGCGTCCGGGGACAGCAAGGCGGTGACGACGCACAAGGGCGGTCAGGGGTACTCGATCGGGCTGCCCACGGGGTGGAAGTACCAGTCCGCGGGCTCCGCGGGGGACCGTTTCACCGGGCCCGACGGACAGAAGCTGCTCGTCGCCTGGACGACCACGCCCAAGGACGACCCCGTCGCCGACTGGAACAACCAGGAGCGTGGCATGAAGCGCTCGCAGTACAAGAAGATCCGAATAGAGAAGGCGGACTACCGCGGTTGGAACACCGCCGACTGGGAGTTCACCTATACGGACGGCGGGACGGCGTACCGCACCATCGACCGCGGGTTCGTCGTGAACGACAGTCTCGGGTACGCGCTGATGTACACGGCCAAGTCCGCCGCATGGGGTACCGACCTGCGGCAGACCACCTGGACGACGCTGACGGACACGTTCACGCCCAAGAAGTAGCGGGCCGCCGAGTAGCCGTGTTCGGGCGTGAGATCTGGCATCCCCTCTTTGCGGGTTGCCTCCGGCACGTATCGTGAGTGCTTGCGGACCGTACGCATCCAGCTATACGGCCGGATACGGCTGTAACGGCACGCAACGCGAACGGAATTGACCGACCGGGCGGCCGGGGGAGGCAACGTGGACGACTACGCGGGTCGAGTACTCGTCGACCGCTACCGCCTGCCGTTGCCGCCCTCCGACGAGTACGAACTCACCGAGACGCGCGCCTTCGACACCTATAGCGGGCAGGAAGTCCTGGTCCGCCAGGTGCCGTTGCCGGAGGTGGTCGAGGCCGAGGTGCTCGACGCGGAGGGGTTGCCCGAGGGCTTCACGGCGCGCGAACGCGGGGCACGGCGACCGAGGCCCCGGGGCGTGGGCGTGGGTGAGGGGACGCGACGGCCCGCCGACCCCGTCGTCCGGCGTGCCCTGGAGGCGGCGCAGGCGACGGCGAGCATTCCCGACCATCCGCGGCTCGACCAGGTCTTCGACGTGTTCGCCGAGGGCGGCTCGCTGTGGATAGTGAGTGAACTGGTGGCCGCGCGGCCGCTGGCGGCACTGCTCGCCGAGAAGCCCCTGACGCCGTACCGGGCGGCCGAGGTCGCCTCCGACGTGCTCATGGCACTGCGGGTGCTGCACGGTCACGGCTGGGTGCACCGGAACATCACGGCGCGCACGGTCCTCGTCTGCGACGACGGGCGGGTCATGCTGACCGGCCTGGCGGTCGGCGCGGCGGAAGAGGCGCTGTGCGGGTACGACCCGGTGCCGGCCCCGGACGCGGCGGAGCGTGAGCAGGGCGCGGCGGGCCGGGAGAACGGAGGCGCGGGCCATGGCGGGAGCGTCGTCGGGCCCCGGGCTTCCGCGAGTCCGCCTCGACAGGACGGCCCGGGCGCTCTCGCCGGCCCCGCCGGTCCCGCCGGCCCCGGTGGTTCTGGTGGCTTCGCTGGTTCTGGGGGTTCCGTCGAGGCCGGCTCCGGCTCAAGTGGGGGTGGGCTCGGTGCCGGTGCGGTCGATCCCGAGGCCGCGCGGCGGGCCGCGATAGAGGCGCGGGCGTCCGGGGCGTTGCCGGTGCCGGCGGGTGAGCCGTCCGGTGGCGGCGGGGCGTCCGGGGCGGTGGCCCGCAGGGCGCCGATCGAGACCGGCGGAGACATCAGGGCCGCGCGCGCCGGGGCGATCGCCGCGTACCGCGCGGGAGCGCGGGCGGCGGCCCGGGTGCAGGAGGCCCAGGAGGCCCAGCAGAACGGACGCGCGGCCCTGCCCGGCGCGCGTACCCCGGCCGATGACGGCCACGGCATCCCGGGAGGCAATCCCCCCGGGCAGATCGCCGACCCCTACGGCGTCTCGGGCGCGCCCGTGCCCGGCCCTGCCGGGTACGGCCAGGGACAGCCCGCTCACGTCCACACCGCCGGTTCCGGTCCCGGCGGCGCACCGTATGCCGCCCCTCCGGCGTCGCACCCGCCGCTCATGCCCGTCCCCGGCACTCAGGTCCCCGTGCAGGGGCAGGGCCAGGGGCCGTCGGGTGAGGTGCGGGGCGGGGCCCGGTGGGACGAGCTGGTCGCCGGGGCGCCCGGGAGCGTCGCGCGGCGCGGGCCCGCCACCGCGTTGGCCGCCGAGCGGGCGCGTCAGGCGCGGATGGCCGTGGTCGGTCCGGTCACCGAGCGGTGGGCGCCCGAGCAGGCCGGGCCGGTGCACGAGAACTGGCAGCTGGCCGCGCCGATCGGTCCCGCGACCGACCTGTGGGCGCTGGGCGCGCTGCTTTTCCGGGCCGTACAGGGGCATGCGCCCTACCCGGAGGAGTCGACGGCCGAGCTGGTGCAGATGGTGTGCGCCGAGCCGCCGGCCTTCGCCGAGGAGTGCGGACCGCTCAGGCCGGTCGTGGAGTCGCTGCTGCGCCAGGACCCGACCGAGCGCCTCGGCTACGAGGAACTGCGGGGCTGGTTGCGCTCGCTGGTGCGGTCCGCGCCGGAGCCGGAGGCGGGCACGTATGTCGTCGCCGCGCCGCCGACCGATCCGCGTCGGCTGCCGATCGTCCGCCGCCGGGGCGAACTGGTGCGCAGACGGCGTGCCGGTCTGCCCGCCACCCACGGGCGGCACAAACGCGGCCGGCCGGAGACGAGCGGTTCGCCCCGCAGCCTGGGCCGCACCCTGCTGGTGCTGATATTGCTCCTGCTGGCCGGGGCGATCGCGTACGCCCTGCTGTTCATGCCCAAGGCGGACGAGGAGGGCGCGGCCGGTACGGACGGCTCCCAGCGGACCGGGGCCACCGGGACACCGGGCGGCCAGGCCCCCGAGGCGAGCAGCGAACCCCGGCCCGACCAGACCTCGCCGGGCACCGGCGCCTCCCCGTCCTCCGCGTCCTCGGGAGCGGAGGCCACCCAGACGCAGACCGGCGGGGCCGGGACGGACGTCGCCGACGGGTTCACCGTTCGCGCGGACGACGCCGGCTTCCGGGTCGCCGTGGCCAACGGCTGGGACCGCACCCCGAAGAACGGGCGCGGCCAGGTCGTGTACGCGCACGGCGACTTCGAGCTGATCGTCGTACCCGGCCGCGACAGCGCGTCGTCGAACGGCAGCGACCCGATGGTCTACCAGCGGGAGAAGGAGAGCGAGCTCCAGCCGTACCGTGACTCCAGCTGGGCGACGGCCTCCGGGCTGCGCACGACGACGGTGGGCACGCGGACCATGGCCGAGGGGCAGTTCACCTGGACCGACGGCGACGGGCGGGCGCTGTACGTCCGCAATGTCGCGATCCTCATCTCGGGGCGGTACCACATCGTGCAGGTCAGGGGGCCGGAGGCTGAGCGGGACGAGGTCACCCGGCTGTTCGAGCAGGCGTCGGCCACCTACCAGTACACCGGCTGAGCGCCCGTCCGGCCCCTCCCGGTCCCGCCCCGGTTCCGTTTGGTTCACTCCTGGCCGTGGAAGCGACAACCGTCACAGTGCTGTCACCTTGGCACCCCGCCGGTTCCCCGGGAGCTGCCCGGTCTTTAGGCTGGCGAGGTCAAGAGCATTGCGGGGCAACGTGAATCAGATGCAGGGCCTGCTCCTGGCGGGTCGCTACCGGCTCGCCGACGCCATCGGGAGCGGCGGTATGGGCCGGGTGTGGCGTGCGCACGACGAGCTGCTCCACCGGGCCGTCGCCATCAAGGAGTTGACGGCGGCGCTCTATGTCGCGGAGGGCGACCAGGCCGTTTTGCTGGCGCGGACCAGGGCGGAGGCCCGTGCGGCCGCGCGGATCAACCACTCCGCCGTGGTCACCGTGCACGACGTGCTCGAGCACGACGGCCGCCCGTGGATCGTGATGGAGCTCGTCGAGGGCCGCTCGCTGGCCGACGCCGTCAAGGAGGACGGGCGGGTCGAGCCCACCGAGGCGGCCCGGATCGGTCTGTGGGTGCTGCGTGCCCTGCGCGCCGCGCACTCCGCCGGAGTCCTGCACCGTGACGTCAAACCCGGCAACGTGCTGCTCTCGCACGACGGCCGGGTCCTCCTCACCGACTTCGGCATCGCCCAGATCGAGGGCGACAGCACCATCACCCGGACCGGGGAGGTCGTCGGCTCGGTCGACTACCTGGCCCCCGAGCGGGTGCGCGGCCAGGACCCCGGCCCGTCCTCCGACCTGTGGGCGCTGGGCGCGACGCTGTACACGGCGGTCGAGGGACGGTCGCCGTTCCGGCGCACCTCGCCGCTGACCACCCTTCAGGCCGTCGTCGAGGAGGAGGCCGCCGACCCCGGGTACGCCGGCCCGCTCGGCCCCGTCATCACCGCCCTGCTGCGCAAGGACCCGGCCACCCGTCCCGACACCGCCGAGACCGAGCAGCTCCTCGCGGAGGCGGCAGAGGGCCGGCGCCCCGACGGGGCGCAGGCGTACGTGCCGACGCAGTACGGAGGGCCCGACCGGGCCTCGGGCGATCGCCACCCCGCGGGGCACCCGCTGTCCCACCCGACGGCCGGCACCGCGTACGTTCCGGTGGCGCCGGAGGCGGCGACGCCCGTACCCGGTCACCCCGTGACCGCGGCGACCGCCGTGGGGCCGACGCACATCGGTGGGGGCCCGGACACGCGGCCGTCCCGGCAGTCCCAGCCGCCTCGGCGCCGTCGTCGGGTGCTGGCGCTCGTGGTCGTCCTCGCCGCGCTGGTCGGCGGGGGTACGGCGGTGGCGTGGCAGAAGTGGGACGAGGGGCGGCAGGACACCGGCGGGTCCGCGTCCACCTCGCCGAGCCCGAGCACCCCCGCAGGGACGAGCACCCCCGGCGAGCAGGGCGCCGACTCCTGGCAGGAGATCAACGACCCGCTGGGCTTCGGGCTCTCGCTCCCCAAGGGCTGGGAGCGGGAGGTGTACCAGGACGACGGCGACCTCAAGCAGATCGACTACACCCCCGACGGCGGCGAGCACTTCATCCGTATCGCCCTCGACAAGTCCCCCGACTTCAGCGACCCGTACGCGCACCAGGTCGACCTCGAGCAGCAGCTCAAGCGGCTGGTCGCCTACAACCGGGTCACCCTGGAGAGGAACGTCTACCGGGACCGGGACGGCTCCGAGTGGGAGTACACCTGGACCGCGCTGGCGAAGGACACGGACTTCCCCGGGCCGCGCCGCGCGATCGAGGAGACGTACGTGGCCCGTGACGGATCCGAGTACGTGATCTACATGTCCTCGCCCGCCGAGGACTGGACCGAGGCGGCCAAGCAGTTCAAGTCCGTACTACAGAGCTGGCGGGAGCCGACTTCGTAGAGTTCCGCCCGTCCCGGTAGTTGGCCGGACGGCGCCCCGGAGGCGTGACGTCCGGTGGGGCATGATGAGCCCATGGGGACCGAGGGGACCGAGGGGAGCGGGGACGGCGTACGGGTCATCGCGGGCCGTTACCGGCTGGACGCGAGGCTCGGGCGCGGGGGCATGGGGGTCGTGTGGGGCGCCACCGACCAGCTGCTGGGACGGCGTGTCGCCGTCAAGGAGCTGACCCGGGACGACACGCTCTCCGACGAGGAGGCGCGAGGCCGCCGTGACCGGACACTGCGCGAGGCCCGCGCGGTGGCCCAGTTGAGCCACCCGCACATCATCGTCGTGCACGACGTCGTCGAGGACGGCGAACGCCCGTACATCGTGATGGAGTTGATCGACGGCGGCTCGCTCGCCGACCGGATCGCCGCGCGGGGTCCGATCGAGCCGGCCGAGGCGGCCCGGATCGGCATCGCCCTGCTCGGGGCCCTGCGCGCCGCGCACGCGGCCGGGGTCCTGCACCGGGACATCAAGCCCGCCAACGTCCTGCTCGAAGGCGACAGCGACCGCGTCGTCCTCACCGACTTCGGCATCGCGCAGGTCGCGGGCGCCACCACGCTCACCGAGACCGGGTCGTTCGTCGGCTCGCCCGAGTACACCGCGCCGGAGCGGATGTCCGGGACGCGGACCGGCGCGGAGGCCGACCTGTGGTCGCTGGGCGCGCTGCTGTGCACGGCGCTGAGCGGCGAATCCCCCTTCCGGCGCGACTCGTTGGGCGGCATCCTGCACGCCGTCGTCTTCGCCGAGATCCGGACACCCGCGCAGGCCGAGCCGCTGCTGCCCGTCGTGCGGGGGCTGTTGGAGCGCGATCCGGACCGGCGGCTGGGCGCCGCGGAGGCGGAGCGGCTGCTGCGCGCCTACCTGGACACCGGGTGTACGCCCACGCCGGTGTCGTCGGGGTACACGCCGACCCAGGCGGACCTGCCCCGGCCGCGGTGGGAGCCACCGGCCCGGGAGCGCTCCACGCGGGGTGTGCTCGTGGCCGCGCTGCTGGTCGCCGCGATGGCGGGGGCGGGCGTGTCGGCGGCGGCGCTGCTGCTGAACGGTGACGGCGACGGCGGGCGCACACCCACGAGTTCGGCGCCGGGGTTCTCCGCGAGCGGCTCGACGAGCCCCACGCCCACCGGGACCCCCTCGGCCACCCGTTCCCCGTCCGGTTCCAGCACGTCACCCACGTCGTCCCGGCCCTCCCCGTCCGCTTCCCCCGCCTCGGACGACCGTCCCGGTACGCCCACCGCCCCCTCCGGCTACCGCGTGGCGGTGGATCCCGCCGGGTTCTCGCTCGCCGTGCCGGAGGACTTCACGCGCCTGCCGCAGGGCGAGCGGGTCTTCTACATGTCCCCGGGGCAGGTCTTCCGGCTCGGCATCAAGGTCGCCGCCGCACCACCCGGCGGCCCGCTCGCCGTGATGGAGTCCGCCGCCGCCAAGGGCCCGGACACCAACCCGGGTTACCACGACGGCCGGGTCACCGAGACCGGTCACGGCGGGCGCCCCGCCGCCCTCTGGGAGTTCACCTGGAACGGTTTCACCGCGGCGGAGGGGCCCCGGCACACGTATGACCTGTGCTGGGAGGAGGGCGGGCTGCTGTACGACGTGTGGGTGTCGGCGCCGGTCGGGAAGGTGCGGGAGGCGCGGGAGTACTTCGACGTCGCGGTCGACACGTTCGCCGTATCGACCTAAACGGGAGATAAGGAACGTTGCGCGTCACGGGTCTGTGACCGGTGGGCGGCGCCGGTGGATACCGGCCTGCCTGGCGCGATATGGATGGACCCATGAGTTTCGACGGGGGCGCCGGCCACGAGGCCGACGAGACGACGAGTTTTGTTCTCCAGCCGCCCAGGCCGGCGCCGCAGCAGGCCGCGGTGCCCGTCCAGGTCGCCCCGCCGCAGGAGCCGGGCGTCGGGCGGCTCATCGCGGGACGCTACCGGCTGCTCGCCAAGCTCGGGCACGGCGGCATGGGCACGGTGTGGCGCGCCAAGGACGAGACGGTGGACCGCGAGGTCGCCGTCAAGGAACCCCGCGTACCGGACCACCTTCCCGAACGTGAACGGGCCAACGCGTTCGAGCGGATGCGCCGCGAGGCGCGGGCCGCCGCCAGGCTGGACCACCCGGCCGTGGTGAACGTGCACGACGTGGCGGTCGTCGACGGCCGGCCGTGGATCGTGATGGAGCTGGTCCACGGACGCTCGCTCGGCGACGCCCTCCAGGAGGGCACGCTCAGCGCTCGCGAGGCGGCCAGGGTCGGCCTGGAGGTGCTCGGCGCGCTGGAGGCCGCGCACGCGGCGGGCATCCTGCACCGGGACGTGAAGCCGGACAACATCCTCCTCGGCCGCCACGACCGGATCGTCCTCACGGACTTCGGCATCGCCCAGATCGAGGGCGAGACGAACCTGACCGACACCGGCGGCATCGTCGGCTCGCCCGAGTACATCGCCCCCGAGCGGGTGCTGGGCCAGCGACCCGGCCCGGCCGCCGACCTGTGGTCCCTGGGCGTGGTGCTGTACGCGGCGACGGAGGGCGTCTCGCCGTTCCGCCGCAGCAACACCCCGGCCACGCTCCA
The sequence above is a segment of the Streptomyces asoensis genome. Coding sequences within it:
- a CDS encoding serine hydrolase domain-containing protein — encoded protein: MRPLRSMVAIPVALALLGLFATGSQAAPVPPTDSLLPLLLTRGKAPAAALLAREESGTRYAEAGPGISRSDHFRAGSVTKTFLATVVLQLAAEHRLSLSDTVESHLPGLVRGAGNDGRALTLRSLLTHTSGLYDFTRDTEGTVPVLPLQAVRIAVTHPPADRGRFAYSNTNYVLLGLVVEQVTGRSYATEAERRIISPLRLTGTSFPGSRTSLPSPHGRAYDPDGTDVTELDPRVAGAAGELVTTLTDLDRFYAALLGGELLPPRRLREMLDTRTAHGSYGMGLFPAKLPCGVTVWGHNGRISGSYVRTAATVDGRRVLTFRVNTTAIADPALEPALLAAEFCPRNP
- a CDS encoding serine/threonine-protein kinase encodes the protein MSEAERAGASRQDKSARLLAGRYRLGDVLGRGGMGTVWRAEDETLGRTVAVKELRFPGNIDEDEKRRLITRTLREAKAIARIRNNSAVTVFDVVEEDDRPWIVMELVEGKSLAEVIREDGVLEPKRAAEVGLAILDVLRSAHREGILHRDVKPSNVLIAEDGRVVLTDFGIAQVEGDPSITSTGMLVGAPSYISPERARGHKPGPAADLWSLGGLLYAAVEGSPPYDKGSAIATLTAVMTEQLEEPKNAGPLRDVIYGLLTKDPARRLDDAGARAMFNAVLHAPEPRHAEPADATKVVPLPALPDAAGGRGGSAGAEAGEKLRGAFRSVRKAAVAAGAATSAAAARAKSANGTSASGSVGAPEAQKSEAYKGEARKGGAARGTGAAASAAAPSAAPPAAPASRATTGSASTSAPGPTSRPTSRPVSGAARPSASVPAARSGSGSGSGTGAGVGAGAGAGAGSGGNGGGAGRSSGWPVMTPPDLPPRSVPRAPLTDVVPKRTLVIIAVVVALAVLGTVLALTLGGGDDTAGGAKGGAGSGAVAGGSASASADTKEDEDSGTRTDGSSSSQPAASSASASGDTSAAGGAGSGVTASGDSKAVTTHKGGQGYSIGLPTGWKYQSAGSAGDRFTGPDGQKLLVAWTTTPKDDPVADWNNQERGMKRSQYKKIRIEKADYRGWNTADWEFTYTDGGTAYRTIDRGFVVNDSLGYALMYTAKSAAWGTDLRQTTWTTLTDTFTPKK
- a CDS encoding protein kinase; this translates as MDDYAGRVLVDRYRLPLPPSDEYELTETRAFDTYSGQEVLVRQVPLPEVVEAEVLDAEGLPEGFTARERGARRPRPRGVGVGEGTRRPADPVVRRALEAAQATASIPDHPRLDQVFDVFAEGGSLWIVSELVAARPLAALLAEKPLTPYRAAEVASDVLMALRVLHGHGWVHRNITARTVLVCDDGRVMLTGLAVGAAEEALCGYDPVPAPDAAEREQGAAGRENGGAGHGGSVVGPRASASPPRQDGPGALAGPAGPAGPGGSGGFAGSGGSVEAGSGSSGGGLGAGAVDPEAARRAAIEARASGALPVPAGEPSGGGGASGAVARRAPIETGGDIRAARAGAIAAYRAGARAAARVQEAQEAQQNGRAALPGARTPADDGHGIPGGNPPGQIADPYGVSGAPVPGPAGYGQGQPAHVHTAGSGPGGAPYAAPPASHPPLMPVPGTQVPVQGQGQGPSGEVRGGARWDELVAGAPGSVARRGPATALAAERARQARMAVVGPVTERWAPEQAGPVHENWQLAAPIGPATDLWALGALLFRAVQGHAPYPEESTAELVQMVCAEPPAFAEECGPLRPVVESLLRQDPTERLGYEELRGWLRSLVRSAPEPEAGTYVVAAPPTDPRRLPIVRRRGELVRRRRAGLPATHGRHKRGRPETSGSPRSLGRTLLVLILLLLAGAIAYALLFMPKADEEGAAGTDGSQRTGATGTPGGQAPEASSEPRPDQTSPGTGASPSSASSGAEATQTQTGGAGTDVADGFTVRADDAGFRVAVANGWDRTPKNGRGQVVYAHGDFELIVVPGRDSASSNGSDPMVYQREKESELQPYRDSSWATASGLRTTTVGTRTMAEGQFTWTDGDGRALYVRNVAILISGRYHIVQVRGPEAERDEVTRLFEQASATYQYTG
- a CDS encoding serine/threonine protein kinase, which produces MQGLLLAGRYRLADAIGSGGMGRVWRAHDELLHRAVAIKELTAALYVAEGDQAVLLARTRAEARAAARINHSAVVTVHDVLEHDGRPWIVMELVEGRSLADAVKEDGRVEPTEAARIGLWVLRALRAAHSAGVLHRDVKPGNVLLSHDGRVLLTDFGIAQIEGDSTITRTGEVVGSVDYLAPERVRGQDPGPSSDLWALGATLYTAVEGRSPFRRTSPLTTLQAVVEEEAADPGYAGPLGPVITALLRKDPATRPDTAETEQLLAEAAEGRRPDGAQAYVPTQYGGPDRASGDRHPAGHPLSHPTAGTAYVPVAPEAATPVPGHPVTAATAVGPTHIGGGPDTRPSRQSQPPRRRRRVLALVVVLAALVGGGTAVAWQKWDEGRQDTGGSASTSPSPSTPAGTSTPGEQGADSWQEINDPLGFGLSLPKGWEREVYQDDGDLKQIDYTPDGGEHFIRIALDKSPDFSDPYAHQVDLEQQLKRLVAYNRVTLERNVYRDRDGSEWEYTWTALAKDTDFPGPRRAIEETYVARDGSEYVIYMSSPAEDWTEAAKQFKSVLQSWREPTS
- a CDS encoding serine/threonine-protein kinase; its protein translation is MGTEGTEGSGDGVRVIAGRYRLDARLGRGGMGVVWGATDQLLGRRVAVKELTRDDTLSDEEARGRRDRTLREARAVAQLSHPHIIVVHDVVEDGERPYIVMELIDGGSLADRIAARGPIEPAEAARIGIALLGALRAAHAAGVLHRDIKPANVLLEGDSDRVVLTDFGIAQVAGATTLTETGSFVGSPEYTAPERMSGTRTGAEADLWSLGALLCTALSGESPFRRDSLGGILHAVVFAEIRTPAQAEPLLPVVRGLLERDPDRRLGAAEAERLLRAYLDTGCTPTPVSSGYTPTQADLPRPRWEPPARERSTRGVLVAALLVAAMAGAGVSAAALLLNGDGDGGRTPTSSAPGFSASGSTSPTPTGTPSATRSPSGSSTSPTSSRPSPSASPASDDRPGTPTAPSGYRVAVDPAGFSLAVPEDFTRLPQGERVFYMSPGQVFRLGIKVAAAPPGGPLAVMESAAAKGPDTNPGYHDGRVTETGHGGRPAALWEFTWNGFTAAEGPRHTYDLCWEEGGLLYDVWVSAPVGKVREAREYFDVAVDTFAVST